A region of Triplophysa rosa linkage group LG16, Trosa_1v2, whole genome shotgun sequence DNA encodes the following proteins:
- the tbc1d5 gene encoding TBC1 domain family member 5, with protein MQHPNFETQHPLQSDEQETGYDPLQNYNKNRDQESQDSAAESTFQSYSKEWDDLFQNSNYLARIRQTGINGRLRSSRFRSVCWKLYLDVLPEDKSKWIRRTKELRAQYEKIKETHITNPRKAAGQQDLVVNNPLSQDEGSLWNKFFQDKELRGMIKQDVLRTFPEMLYFQEEDVRTKLTDILFCYARENEQLLYKQGMHELLAPIVFVLHCDHQAFQHANETANPSEEIRVLLDSEFHEHDAYAMFSHLMETAEPWFSSFEREVRKGKEEMLTSIPFARPQDTGPSVAIVTKVNRIQDQLVKKHDVELYMHLNRLEIAPQIYGIRWVRLLYGREFSLQDLLVVWDALFADSITLDLVDYVFVAMLLYIRDALIASNFQTCLGLLMHYPPIGDIHSLLLKALFLRDPKNNHRPVNFQFQQNLDYYKTRGADLVNKTQASTKAAPLNINKVSSSLLNFGRKLIAPIGGASGGISPINSEVVSAPPPQAPAPRPLVEPSSSTAPSNTQMRSPIPQTQHQHRLLKSESMPVHLSKDVSSCGASQISLPAQIHLDTPGHTFRTVSSSPSCESLSGGRDHAMSSPPLPVSREGRDSSTSSPPSSATRKDSFFNISRSRSHSKTINKKDTEELEAQVSFLQGQINDLEAMSKYCAKMMNMHIGKIQDVILQERLEKEDEVLVSLAGLKQIKDILKGSLRFNQSQLESEENEEITIADDHYCSSQFSTLIDQSNPDGLSTNTDDSTSRQLKAPQQTAQQ; from the exons ATGCAGCACCCAAATTTCGAAACGCAACATCCGCTGCAGTCGGACGAGCAGGAGACGGGTTACGACCCTCTACAGAACTATAACAAGAACAGAGATC AAGAGTCGCAGGACAGTGCTGCGGAGTCTACGtttcagtcatacag taaggAGTGGGATGACTTGTTTCAGAATAGTAACTACCTGGCGAGGATCCGACAAACAGGTATTAACGGAAGGTTACGGAGCAGCCGGTTTCGCAGCGTGTGCTGGAAG CTTTATCTGGATGTACTACCAGAAGATAAGAGTAAATGGATCAGGCGAACCAAGGAGCTCAGAGCACAGTATGAGAAGATCAAGGAGACG CATATTACAAACCCTCGCAAAGCTGCTGGACAACAGGACCTGGTGGTGAACAACCCACTGTCCCAGGATGAGGGG agTTTATGGAATAAGTTCTTTCAGGATAAGGAGCTCAGAGGGATGATCAAACAGGATGTGTTACGAAC GTTTCCAGAGATGCTATACTTTCAGGAAGAGGATGTCAGGACGAAGTTGACTGACATTCTTTTCTGCTATGCACGAGAGAATGAGCAGCTTCTGTATAAACAG ggcATGCATGAGTTACTGGCTCCTATAGTGTTTGTTCTTCACTGTGATCACCAGGCGTTTCAGCATGCCAATGAGACGGCCAATCCCAG TGAAGAGATAAGAGTCCTTCTGGATTCTGAATTCCACGAACATGATGCCTA TGCCATGTTTTCTCATCTAATGGAGACAGCGGAGCCCTGGTTCAGTAGTTTTGAGCGGGAGGTCAGAAAG ggcaaagaggagatgttAACCAGCATCCCCTTTGCAAGACCACAAGACACTGGCCCATCTGTTGCTATAGTGACCAAAGTCAACCGAATTCAGGACCAGCTTGTAAAGAAACATGACGTTGAACTGTACATGCACCTCAACAGATTAGAGATAGCACCCCAGATCTACGGAAT TCGCTGGGTTCGACTGCTGTATGGTCGGGAGTTTTCTCTGCAGGATCTGTTGGTGGTGTGGGATGCTCTTTTTGCAGACAGCATCACATTGGACCTGGTGGATTACGTGTTTGTTGCAATGCTTCTGTACATCAGAGATGCAT TGATCGCTAGTAACTTCCAGACGTGTCTCGGGCTTCTGATGCACTATCCTCCGATTGGAGACATCCACTCGCTGCTGCTGAAAGCACTTTTCCTTCGAGATCCTAAG AATAATCATCGGCCAGTGAACTTTCAGTTCCAACAAAACCTTGACTACTATAAAACAAGAGGGGCTGACCTTGTCAACAAGACTCA GGCCAGCACGAAAGCGGCACCTCTCAACATTAATAAAGTGTCCAGTTCTCTTCTCAATTTTGGTCGAAAGCTCATCGCTCCAATTGGAGGCGCCTCTGGCGGTATCTCACCAATCAACAGTGAGGTGGTATCGGCTCCACCCCCTCAAGCTCCGGCACCACGCCCATTGGTCGAGCCTTCTTCCAGCACCGCTCCCTCCAACACTCAGATGAGATCGCCCATCCCACAAACGCAGCATCAGCACCGACTTCTGAAGTCAGAAAGCATGCCGGTGCACCTTAGCAAAG ATGTAAGTTCTTGTGGAGCCTCTCAGATATCTCTCCCAGCCCAGATTCACTTGGATACCCCAG GACACACCTTTAGGACAGTTAGCTCCTCCCCTAGCTGTGAAAGCCTGTCTGGTGGGCGGGACCATGCAATGTCTTCCCCTCCTCTTCCTGTGTCGAGAGAGGGACGAGACTCTAGCACATCATCCCCGCCCTCTTCCGCAACGAGGAAAGACTCTTTCTTTAATATTAGTCGCTCACGGTCACACAGTAAAACCATAAACAAGAAAGACACG GAGGAGCTAGAAGCCCAAGTGTCGTTTTTACAAGGTCAGATTAATGATCTAGAGGCCATGAGTAAATACTGCGCCAAGATGATGAACATGCACATCG GCAAAATTCAAGATGTGATACTGCAGGAACGTCTGGAGAAGGAAGATGAAGTTCTGGTGTCACTTGCTGGACTCAAACAG ATTAAGGACATCCTAAAGGGGTCTCTCAGATTCAACCAAAGCCAGTTGGAGTCGGAGGAAAATGAGGAGATCACTATTGCCGACGATCACTACTGTTCTTCTCAGTTTAGTACACTAATAGACCAGAGTAATCCAGACGGCTTGTCCACAAACACCGATGATTCTACCAGCAGACAACTGAAGGCTCCACAGCAGACCGCCCAGCAATGA
- the dazl gene encoding deleted in azoospermia-like isoform X3: protein MYQGVQLPLCLICGLYSKDIQKRQGLQSSLKLSNGYILPEGKMTPNTLFVGGIDMKVDETEIRDFFAKYGSVKEVKIITYRGGICKGYGFVYFSEDVDIQTIIDQPISFKGKKLKLGPAIMKERNSRSMQSPIIGPSQWVSPSPYVYCSCCTPSLAPPSPVFNGGNQYMQPYSYSSLPGVMIPQVPMNYAQTTYAYQNYVDCGVQTLLTLL from the exons ATGTATCAGGGCGTTCAGTTACCCTTGTGTTTGATATGTGGCCTGTATTCAAAG GATATACAGAAACGACAGGGATTACAGTCATCTCTGAAGTTATCTAACGGTTATATATTACCGGAAGGCAAGATGACGCCCAACACGCTGTTCGTCGGCGGCATTGACATGAAG GTCGATGAGACTGAGATCAGAGACTTCTTTGCCAAGTATGGGTCTGTGAAGGAAGTCAAAATAATCACTTATCGCGGAGGAATATGCAAAGG GTACGGTTTCGTTTATTTCAGTGAGGACGTTGACATCCAGACCATCATTGAT CAACCGATCAGTTTTAAAGGGAAGAAACTTAAACTGGGGCCAGCCATCATGAAAGAGCGAAATTCCC gttcCATGCAGTCTCCCATAATTGGTCCTTCACAGTGGGTAAGCCCCTCCCCATATGTCTACTGCAGCTGCTGCACCCCAAGCCTGGCCCCGCCCTCACCTGTCTTCAATGGAGGGAATCAATACATGCAG CCTTACTCTTATTCCAGCCTTCCAGGAGTTATGATCCCACAAGTGCCCATGAACTATGCACAGACCACATATGCCTACCAG